From the genome of Streptomyces ficellus:
AGGCGGTACGCGCGGTACGTACGCGCACGCCGAAGGTGGGCAGGCGGTCGGTAGGCACGGAAAGGCCTGGTGGCGGAGGTCACCAGGCCTTCGTGCCGCCGTTTTGCTAGCGTGGGTGGGACCCCGACGAGACGCGCCGTACCGGGTTACGCAAAGACGACGCACCCCTGGTTCGTACGTCGAAGCGTCTCGGAGGTGCCGTCATGGCCTGGGTTCTGTTGATCGTCGCCGGTCTGCTGGAAGTGGGCTGGTCGATCGGGATGAAGTTCACGGACGGCTTCACGCGGCTGTGGCCCAGCCTGCTCACGGGCGCCGGGATCGTCGCCAGCATGGCCCTGCTGGCCCAGGCCGCGAAGACCCTCCCCATCGGTACCGCGTACGGCGTGTGGGTCGGCATCGGCGCGGCCGGTGCGGCGGTGGTCGGCATGGTGGCGCTCGGCGAACCGGCGACCGCGGCGCGGATCTTCTTCGTCTGCCTGCTGCTGGTGGCCGTGGTCGGCCTGAAGGCCACCTCGGGTCACTGATCCCGCTCGTACGACCGGCCCGGACCGCCCGCGTGTCAGCGCGGGTGGTCCGGGCCGGTGTCGTGTGGCGGGCGCTCTGCCCGGGTGCGGCCTAGGGCGTGTTTCGAAAGTAGCGTCGTCCGCCCGGAGGGCGGGGCCGGGGGCGTCTGGTGCGTGCGATCGCAAGGCGGAGGTCGGAGAGCGCAGCGGGCTGCGCCGACGGCCGACAACGCCGCGAGGGTGCGTGCCAGGCGTTCCCGGCCAGACGGGACTTTCGAAACACGCCCTAGCGGACCGGCGGCCCGCCGGGAGGGCCGAGGGGCATCACCGGGTCGGCGGGTCCGGCCGGCTCGGCGGGGCCCGCCTGGCCCCCGGGGCCGACGTCCACGAAGCCGTCCGCGACCGGGGGCGGGCCGGGGTTCGGCGCCGCGCCGCCGCCGGTCGCCGGCGTACCGGGCGGGCCTTGCGCACCGGACGTTCCCGGGGCGCCGCCCGGGCCGCGGTAGCCGTCGTACTCGTCGCCGCCGTCCCGTCCCCGGCCTTCCCGCGTGCTGTCCGGGTCGCCGCCGTCCGCGTCGCCGCCGTCCGGATCCTCGGGGTCGCCCGAGCCGGAGGCCGAGGGGTCCGGTTCCTCCAGTTCCTTCTCCACGCCCTTCGCGAGCACGAGGTCGAAGTCCCGCACCGTGCTGCCCTCCAGCGCCGCCCTCGTGTACTGGCCCCAGATCTCCGCGGGTGCGCCGCCTCCGTTCATGCGCTCCAGTCCCAGCGCTCCGTAGAGGGGTTTCTGCGCGCCCGTCTTCGGGTCCTGGCCCATCACCGTGATGACGGTCGCCAGGTCGGGGGTGTAGCCGGCGAACCAGGCCGCCTTGTCGTCCTCGGCGGTCCCGGTCTTGCCGGCGGCCGGGCGCCCCGCCGCCTGCGCGGCGGTGCCGGTGCCGCCCTCGACGACGCCGCGCAGCACGGCCGTCGTCGTGTCGGCGGCCTCCCGGTCGATGACCTGCTCGCTCTTGGTGGCGGGCAGGGGCAGTTCCCTGCCGTCCTTCTCGATCTTGGCGACCAGGGCGTAGGGGCGGTGCTTGCCGTGGTTGGCGAGGGTCGCGTACGCCTGGGCCATGTCCAGCACGCTGGCGGTGGCGGGGCCGAGGGCGATGGAGGGGGAGGGGTTGAGGTCGGGCGTGTCGGCGGGCAGGCCGAGGTCGATGGCGGTCTGTTCGACCTTCGCCGGGCCGACGTCCACGGCCAGCTGTGCGTAGACGGCGTTGACCGACTTGTCGGTGGCGGTGCGTACGGTGATGCTGCCGTAGTCCACGTCGTCCTCGTTGCCCGGGGAGTAGGGGCTGCCGGTCCAGCCTTGCACCTGGCGTTTGTTGGTGCCGTCGTACCGGGTGTTGGGGGTGATGCGCTTGCCGCCCTGGGTGAGCGAGGAGTGGTGGACGGCGGCGGCGAACACGAACGGTTTGAACGTGGAGCCGACCTGGTAGTCGCGGCGGGTGGCGTTGTTGACGAACTGCCGGGTGTAGTCGACGCCGCCGTACATGGCGACGACCTTGCTGGTGGCGGGGTCGATGGACACGCCGCCGACCCGTACGTAGCGGTCCGTCTCGTTGCCGTCGTCGAGGCGCTGCGTGACCTGTTGGTCCACGGCCTGGGCGAGGGACTCCTGCTTGTCCTGCTCGAGGGTGGTGGTGATGCGGTAGCCGCCCTGGGCGAGGGTCTTCTTGTCGATGACGTGGCGGTCGGTGAGGTAGTTCTCGACGGCCTGGACGATGTAGCCGCGCTGGCCGGACAGGCCGGTCGTGGCCGTGACCTCCTCGGGGTCGGGGAAGGTGGTGGCGGCGCGGGCGGAGGGGCTGAGCCACTTCTCCTTGACCATGGCGTCCAGTACGTAGTTCCAGCGCCCGATCGCCTTGGCGCGGTTCTCGGGGCGCCCGCCGACGTCGTAGGCGCTGGGGGCGTTGAGCAGGGTGGCGAGGTAGGCGCCCTGAGCGGTCGTCAGGTCCTGCGCGTCCCGCCCGTAGTAGGCGCGGGCGGCGGCCTGGATGCCGTAGGCGTTGCGGCCGTAGAAGCTGGTGTTGAGGTACCCCTGGAAGATGTCGTCCTTGGTCTTCTCCCGGTCGAGTTTGATCGAGATGAAGAACTCCTTCACCTTCCGGACCAGGGTGCGTTCCTGGCCGAGGTAGTAGTTCTTGACGAACTGCTGGGTGATGGTGGAGCCGCCCTGGGTGCCCTTGCCGGTGAGCGTGTTCCAGGCGGCCCGGAGCATGGCGTCGGGGTCGACGCCCGGCTGGGAGTAGAAGTCGCGGTCCTCGGCGGCGAGTACGGCGTGCTGGACGGTCTCCGGCACCTGCGAGAGCCGTACGTTCTCCCGGTTGACGTCACCCTTCTGGGCGAGTGGGGTGCCGTCCTCGTAGAGGAACACGTTCGACTGGGCCGTGGCGGCGGCGTTGGCGGCCGGGATGTCGACGAGGTGGTAGCCGGCGAAGAAGCCGCCGACCAGCAGCAGGGCGGCGAGGAGGAAGCCGCCGAGGACCATCCGCCAGGTGGGCAGGAGCCGCCGCCAGCCGGTGCGCTTCTTCCGCTTGGCGGGTCGGGAGGAGGCTTTGCGGGGTGGCCCGGTGACGGTCGGGTCGCGGGGCTCCCAGCCTGGCTGCGGTGGCTCGTCGCTCATGATCTCCGGCCTGTTTAGTCGTATATGGGTGATTTGTGCAGTCCCTTCATAGTGCACGGCGTACCCGCCCAACCCCGGCAACGGCAGCCGAAAACCGCTCGCGGGCACCGATCGGGACGCACTAGGCTCCTCAGCTTTGGCGCGTGCCGGTCCCGGCACGCGCGCGGTATGCGCACGGCACCGGCGCGGGTGGAGCAGGGGAGGGGGCGCGGAGATGCGGCTGTACGCGGCCGTGGCGGCGGGCGGGTTCCGGCGTTACGCGACGTACCGGATGGCGACCGCCGCGGGGGTGTTCACCAACACCGTCTTCGGCTTCATCCTCGCGTACACCTACATGGCCCTGTGGGACGAGCGGCCCGGGCTCGGCGGCTACGACATGGCCGAGGCGCTCGCCTTCGTGTGGGTCGGACAGGCCCTGCTCGCCACCTGCGGGCTGATGGGCGGCGGCTTCGAGGACGAGCTGATGGAGCGCATCAAGACGGGCGACATCGCCGTCGACCTCTACCGCCCGGCCGACCTCCAGCTGTGGTGGCTCTCCGTCTCCCTGGGGCGGTCGGGCTTCCAGCTGCTGGGGCGCGGCGTGGTGCCGATGGCCGTCGGCGCGCTCGCCTTCGACCTCGCCCTGCCCGAGCACCCCCTGACCTGGCTCGCCTTCCTGGTGTCGGTGGCGCTGGGCGTGGTGGTGAGCTTCGCCGTCTGGTTCCTGGTCGCGCTGAGCGCGTTCTGGCTGATGGACGGCGCCGGGGCGGTGCAGGTCGCCTGGCTGTCGGGCACGTTCTTCTCCGGGATGCTGCTGCCGCTGACCGTCTTCCCCGGGGCGCTGGGCGAGGTGGCGCGGCTGCTGCCCTGGGCTTCGCTGCTCCAGGTCCCGGCGGACGTGTTCCTGGAGAAACGGACGGGGTGGGACCTGATGGAGGCGTACGCGTTCCAGGCCGGCTGGGCGGTGGTGCTGCTCCTGGCGGGGCGGGCCGTCCAGGCGGCGGCGACCCGCAGGGTGGTGGTCCAGGGTGGCTGACACGGGCGCGGGGCTGCGCGCGTACGGGCTGATCGCCGCGATGTGGGTCCGGTCGACGATGACGTACCGCTTCTCCTTCGCGATGACGCTGCTGTCGAACTTCGCCGCCACCGCCTTCGACTTCGTGGTCATCCTGCTGATGTTCAGTCAGGTGCGGTCCCTGGGCGGCTTCTCGTTCGCCGAGGTGGCCTTCCTGTACGGGGCGACCGGCACCGCCTTCGGGCTGGCGGACCTGGCGCTCGGCCAGGTGCAGCGGCTGGGGCGCCGGGTGCGGGACGGGACGCTCGACACGCTGCTGGTGCGGCCGGTACCGGTGCTGGCCCAGGTGGCGGCGGACCGGTTCGCACCGCGGCGCCTGGGGCGGGTGGTGCAGGGGCTGGCGGTGCTGGTGTGGTCCCTGGTGCTGCTGGATGTGGCGTGGACGCCCCTGAAGGTGGCGCTCGTCCCGGTGATGGTGGTGAGCGGCTGGCTCATCTACTCGGCGGTGATGGTGGCGGGCGGGGCGTTCCAGATGTGGGCGCAGGACGGCTCGGAGGTCGCCAACGCGTTCACCTACGGCGGCAACACCCTGCTCCAGTACCCGCCCGTGATCTTCGCCCAGGACCTGGTGCGCGGAGTGGTGTACGTCGTGCCGCTCGCGTTCGTGAACTGGGTCCCGGCGCTGTACGTCCTGGGGCGCGAGGCGCCCGCGGGGCTCCCGGACTGGGCGGCGTTCGCGTCACCGCTGGTGGCGGGGCTGTTCGTGGCGATGGCGGGGTTGGTGTGGCGCGTGGGAATCCGTTCGTACCGGAGCACGGGGAGCTGAGGCATTCATGGACGTGGAGCGGCGTACGGAGACGGAGACGGAGACGGAGGCGGCGGCGGCCGGGACGGCGGCCCTGGAGGCGGCGGCCGGGGCCGCGGGCGCGGATCTGCCGGACCGCGGGGAGGCGCACGCGGGCGGGGGAGCGGGCGAGAGCGACTTCATCGAGCTGGACGGCGTCGAGAAGGTCTTCGACGTACGGCGCAAGGCGGGCCGCCTCCGGCGCGAGCGGCACCAGGTCAGGGCCGTGGACGGGATCAGCTTCCGCATCCCGCGCGGAGAGATGGTCGGCTACATCGGGCCCAACGGCGCCGGGAAGTCGACCACCATCAAGATGCT
Proteins encoded in this window:
- a CDS encoding DMT family transporter, giving the protein MAWVLLIVAGLLEVGWSIGMKFTDGFTRLWPSLLTGAGIVASMALLAQAAKTLPIGTAYGVWVGIGAAGAAVVGMVALGEPATAARIFFVCLLLVAVVGLKATSGH
- a CDS encoding transglycosylase domain-containing protein; translated protein: MSDEPPQPGWEPRDPTVTGPPRKASSRPAKRKKRTGWRRLLPTWRMVLGGFLLAALLLVGGFFAGYHLVDIPAANAAATAQSNVFLYEDGTPLAQKGDVNRENVRLSQVPETVQHAVLAAEDRDFYSQPGVDPDAMLRAAWNTLTGKGTQGGSTITQQFVKNYYLGQERTLVRKVKEFFISIKLDREKTKDDIFQGYLNTSFYGRNAYGIQAAARAYYGRDAQDLTTAQGAYLATLLNAPSAYDVGGRPENRAKAIGRWNYVLDAMVKEKWLSPSARAATTFPDPEEVTATTGLSGQRGYIVQAVENYLTDRHVIDKKTLAQGGYRITTTLEQDKQESLAQAVDQQVTQRLDDGNETDRYVRVGGVSIDPATSKVVAMYGGVDYTRQFVNNATRRDYQVGSTFKPFVFAAAVHHSSLTQGGKRITPNTRYDGTNKRQVQGWTGSPYSPGNEDDVDYGSITVRTATDKSVNAVYAQLAVDVGPAKVEQTAIDLGLPADTPDLNPSPSIALGPATASVLDMAQAYATLANHGKHRPYALVAKIEKDGRELPLPATKSEQVIDREAADTTTAVLRGVVEGGTGTAAQAAGRPAAGKTGTAEDDKAAWFAGYTPDLATVITVMGQDPKTGAQKPLYGALGLERMNGGGAPAEIWGQYTRAALEGSTVRDFDLVLAKGVEKELEEPDPSASGSGDPEDPDGGDADGGDPDSTREGRGRDGGDEYDGYRGPGGAPGTSGAQGPPGTPATGGGAAPNPGPPPVADGFVDVGPGGQAGPAEPAGPADPVMPLGPPGGPPVR
- a CDS encoding ABC transporter permease yields the protein MRLYAAVAAGGFRRYATYRMATAAGVFTNTVFGFILAYTYMALWDERPGLGGYDMAEALAFVWVGQALLATCGLMGGGFEDELMERIKTGDIAVDLYRPADLQLWWLSVSLGRSGFQLLGRGVVPMAVGALAFDLALPEHPLTWLAFLVSVALGVVVSFAVWFLVALSAFWLMDGAGAVQVAWLSGTFFSGMLLPLTVFPGALGEVARLLPWASLLQVPADVFLEKRTGWDLMEAYAFQAGWAVVLLLAGRAVQAAATRRVVVQGG
- a CDS encoding ABC transporter permease, encoding MWVRSTMTYRFSFAMTLLSNFAATAFDFVVILLMFSQVRSLGGFSFAEVAFLYGATGTAFGLADLALGQVQRLGRRVRDGTLDTLLVRPVPVLAQVAADRFAPRRLGRVVQGLAVLVWSLVLLDVAWTPLKVALVPVMVVSGWLIYSAVMVAGGAFQMWAQDGSEVANAFTYGGNTLLQYPPVIFAQDLVRGVVYVVPLAFVNWVPALYVLGREAPAGLPDWAAFASPLVAGLFVAMAGLVWRVGIRSYRSTGS